The following coding sequences lie in one Desulfomicrobium escambiense DSM 10707 genomic window:
- a CDS encoding efflux RND transporter periplasmic adaptor subunit, whose product MRQAFVLVLFFLLAPAVHAGGMPAFEGLIEPREIVNFGSQVPGILEKVYVERGDRVSTGQVLARLKSGVEAAALRSAEAKVDFGQRKSQRNEELTKKKLISVHEKDEIETELQLARLQVSEAREQLELRVIRSTVDGVVVKRTGAPGGYVGEEPFLTVARIDPLNVELVIPVQFIGAIKEGMTAKILPDEPVGGEYEARVVIVDKVVDAASGTFGVRLELPNPKLALPAGLKCRALF is encoded by the coding sequence ATGAGACAGGCTTTCGTGCTCGTGCTGTTTTTCCTGCTGGCCCCGGCGGTCCACGCCGGCGGGATGCCAGCTTTCGAGGGGCTCATCGAACCCCGGGAGATCGTCAATTTCGGCAGTCAGGTGCCGGGGATCCTGGAGAAGGTCTATGTCGAGCGCGGCGACAGGGTCTCGACGGGCCAGGTTCTGGCCAGGCTCAAGTCCGGCGTCGAGGCGGCGGCCCTCAGGTCGGCCGAGGCCAAGGTGGATTTCGGGCAGCGCAAGTCCCAGCGCAACGAGGAGCTGACGAAGAAGAAGCTCATCTCCGTGCACGAGAAGGACGAGATCGAGACGGAGCTGCAGCTGGCCAGGCTGCAGGTCAGCGAGGCCCGGGAGCAGCTTGAGCTGCGGGTCATCCGCAGCACCGTCGACGGGGTGGTGGTCAAGCGCACGGGCGCTCCGGGCGGGTATGTCGGCGAGGAACCCTTCCTGACCGTGGCCCGGATCGACCCCCTGAACGTCGAGCTGGTCATCCCGGTCCAGTTCATCGGAGCCATCAAGGAAGGCATGACGGCCAAGATCCTGCCGGACGAACCCGTGGGCGGCGAATACGAAGCCAGGGTCGTCATTGTCGACAAGGTCGTCGACGCGGCCAGCGGTACTTTCGGCGTGCGCCTGGAGCTGCCCAACCCGAAGCTGGCCCTGCCGGCGGGCCTCAAGTGTCGAGCGCTGTTTTGA
- a CDS encoding LexA family transcriptional regulator, translating into MKFDEFFQRVVRATGIGTQKELAALLGIDPAAITLAKSRGVPKSWGLSLAAKFGLNPEWLRSGAGPVHQHEQGRTVFVPKVAARACAGGGSLELGDAVVDELPFERSWLARKGNPARMVAMDVVGDSMSPEIEPGDTILIDQSQSHVADNRLYVIGLGETIQVKRVQVRPGLVILFSTNQRYSPVTLQGDEMDTLRVIGRVLWCGRDYA; encoded by the coding sequence ATGAAATTCGACGAATTCTTCCAGAGAGTGGTCAGGGCCACCGGCATCGGGACGCAGAAGGAACTGGCGGCCCTGTTGGGCATCGACCCTGCGGCCATCACCCTGGCCAAGTCGCGGGGGGTGCCCAAGTCCTGGGGCCTGAGCCTGGCCGCGAAGTTCGGACTCAACCCCGAGTGGCTCCGTTCGGGCGCCGGGCCCGTGCACCAGCACGAGCAGGGGCGGACGGTGTTCGTGCCCAAGGTCGCGGCCAGGGCCTGCGCCGGCGGCGGCTCCCTGGAGCTCGGCGACGCCGTGGTGGACGAGCTGCCCTTCGAGCGCTCCTGGCTGGCGCGCAAGGGCAACCCGGCAAGGATGGTGGCCATGGACGTCGTCGGCGACAGCATGTCCCCGGAAATCGAACCCGGTGACACCATCCTCATCGACCAGAGTCAGTCCCACGTTGCCGACAACCGGCTCTACGTCATCGGGCTGGGCGAAACCATCCAGGTCAAGCGGGTCCAGGTCCGGCCGGGTCTCGTCATCCTTTTCAGCACCAACCAGCGCTATTCCCCCGTCACCCTGCAGGGCGACGAGATGGACACCTTGCGGGTCATCGGGCGCGTGCTGTGGTGCGGCCGGGACTACGCGTAG
- a CDS encoding FprA family A-type flavoprotein has product MRKIAESVYWVGVVHWDRRLFDSLVPLPDGTTYNAYLVQGSEKTVLIDAVDPEFVQTLMTYLDGVERIDYVVSQHAEQDHSGAIPQVLARFPEAKVMVTAKAKPMLMDLLNIPEDKFVVVADGETLSLGDKTLKFIHTPWAHWPETMSTYLAEDRILFSCDFLGSHIASSDLFVTDKCRVHEAAKRYFAEIMMPFRHILAKNLDKLAEYDIAMVAPSHGQIYDSPGWIIEAYREWVSAPPRNLVALPYVSMHGSTARMVDHLTAALAERGVQVELFNLAVTDIGKLAMSLVDAGTIIVGAPTVLAGPHPLAAYAAFLANALRPKAQYLSIIGSYGWGGKTVETLAGMIPNLKVEVLEPVLCKGLPKEETLEALNRMADAIAAKHRESGFRD; this is encoded by the coding sequence ATGAGAAAAATCGCAGAGTCGGTGTATTGGGTTGGGGTGGTCCATTGGGACAGAAGGCTGTTCGATTCGCTTGTCCCGTTGCCGGATGGAACGACGTACAACGCTTACCTGGTCCAGGGGTCTGAAAAGACGGTGCTCATCGACGCTGTCGACCCGGAGTTCGTGCAGACGCTCATGACGTACCTGGATGGCGTCGAGCGCATCGACTATGTCGTGTCCCAGCATGCCGAGCAGGACCATTCGGGCGCCATCCCGCAGGTGCTGGCCCGCTTTCCCGAGGCCAAGGTCATGGTCACCGCCAAGGCCAAGCCCATGCTCATGGACCTGCTCAACATCCCGGAAGACAAGTTCGTGGTCGTGGCCGACGGGGAAACCCTGTCCCTGGGCGACAAGACCCTCAAATTCATCCACACGCCCTGGGCGCACTGGCCCGAGACCATGTCCACCTATCTGGCCGAGGACAGGATTCTCTTCAGTTGCGACTTTCTGGGGTCGCATATCGCCAGCAGCGACCTCTTCGTCACGGACAAGTGCCGGGTGCACGAGGCCGCCAAGCGCTATTTCGCCGAGATCATGATGCCGTTCCGCCACATCCTCGCCAAGAATCTGGACAAGCTCGCGGAGTACGACATCGCCATGGTGGCGCCAAGCCACGGGCAGATCTACGACAGTCCGGGCTGGATCATCGAGGCCTACCGGGAATGGGTTTCGGCTCCGCCGCGCAATCTCGTGGCCCTGCCGTACGTGTCCATGCACGGCAGCACGGCGCGCATGGTCGACCACCTGACCGCGGCTCTGGCCGAAAGGGGCGTGCAGGTCGAACTCTTCAACCTGGCGGTGACGGACATCGGCAAGCTGGCCATGTCCCTGGTGGATGCCGGAACCATCATCGTCGGCGCGCCCACGGTACTGGCCGGGCCACACCCCCTGGCCGCCTATGCGGCCTTCCTGGCCAACGCCCTGCGGCCCAAGGCGCAGTACCTGTCCATCATTGGTTCCTACGGATGGGGCGGCAAGACCGTCGAGACATTGGCCGGCATGATCCCGAACCTCAAGGTCGAGGTGCTGGAGCCGGTGCTTTGCAAGGGGCTGCCGAAAGAGGAAACCCTCGAAGCGCTCAACAGAATGGCGGACGCCATTGCCGCGAAGCATCGCGAAAGCGGTTTCCGCGATTGA
- a CDS encoding HlyD family efflux transporter periplasmic adaptor subunit, whose amino-acid sequence MSVSLLSPSWYRVAPLAPRLRSHVHIDRHEYRGQDWYVIQDRFTGRHHRFSAEAYQLVGMMDGRRTLDQIWEAACARLGDHMPTQDEVIDLLARLYQADLLQTGANLDFSDLHRRSVSGRRHRLLTLLASPLSLRIPLLDPDRFLERTLPYVRPLLGWQAFAVWAVVVGWAAILAVLHWDGLRGDFSDALLGMENLALISLIYPVLKVLHELGHAYLVRKEGGEVHEMGVMFLVFMPLPYVDASSSAAFRDKHRRMLVGAAGIIVELFVAAVMLFVWLNVEPGAVRALAYKTMLVAGVSTILFNGNPLLRFDAYYVLSDWLEIPNLAQRSRAYLGYVLKRRLLGVSEAEPPTLDPGEARWLLAYAVASFCYRIIISLQIVIFVAGRFFFIGILLALWALAMMLVMPTWRVGLFLLKDVHMQRRRMRVTFVVLVPLLLLAAGLTAVPVPLYTSCQGVVWVSDDARVFASAAGFVEAVVAPGGSIVEPGDPLVRSSDPLLETQIRGLLARREEYRARRQLSMNRDRTETAMLDEELGSIETELSHALERRAALVTRSPAAGTFALQDEADLPGRYLRRGEPVGYIVDPGRMRIRVLVAQADIERVRTDVRGVEVRLAESIGRVMGAHVEREVPAASRVLPSLAFSLDGGGQFALDPREKDAPQVLERLFQFDLVADEPVAARVEERVFVRFEHSPEPLAWRAYRALRRLLLSRFAW is encoded by the coding sequence ATGAGCGTTTCGCTGCTGAGTCCGTCCTGGTACCGGGTCGCGCCCCTCGCGCCGCGCCTGCGCAGCCACGTGCACATCGACCGCCACGAGTACCGCGGCCAGGACTGGTACGTGATCCAGGACAGGTTCACGGGCCGTCACCACCGCTTTTCCGCCGAGGCCTACCAGCTGGTGGGCATGATGGACGGCCGCAGGACCCTGGACCAGATCTGGGAGGCGGCCTGTGCCCGCCTGGGCGACCACATGCCGACACAGGACGAGGTCATCGACCTCCTGGCCAGGCTCTATCAGGCCGACCTGCTGCAGACCGGCGCGAACCTGGACTTCTCGGACCTGCACCGGCGCAGCGTCAGCGGCAGGCGTCACCGTCTGCTCACGCTTCTGGCCTCGCCGCTTTCCCTGCGCATCCCGCTCCTCGACCCGGACCGCTTCCTGGAACGGACCCTGCCGTACGTGCGCCCGCTTCTCGGCTGGCAGGCCTTTGCCGTGTGGGCGGTGGTGGTGGGCTGGGCCGCCATTCTGGCCGTGCTGCATTGGGACGGGCTGCGCGGCGATTTCTCCGACGCGCTGCTGGGCATGGAAAACCTGGCGCTGATCAGCCTCATCTACCCCGTCCTCAAGGTCCTGCACGAACTCGGTCACGCCTATCTGGTCCGGAAGGAGGGCGGCGAGGTGCATGAGATGGGCGTCATGTTCCTGGTCTTCATGCCCCTGCCCTATGTCGATGCGTCCTCATCGGCCGCGTTCCGGGACAAGCACCGGCGCATGCTCGTCGGCGCCGCCGGCATCATCGTGGAGCTCTTCGTGGCCGCGGTCATGCTTTTCGTGTGGCTGAACGTCGAGCCCGGGGCCGTGCGGGCCCTGGCCTACAAGACAATGCTCGTGGCCGGCGTGTCGACGATCCTGTTCAACGGCAACCCGCTGCTGCGCTTTGATGCGTATTACGTACTGTCGGACTGGCTGGAGATACCGAACCTCGCCCAGCGCAGCAGGGCATATCTGGGGTATGTCCTGAAGCGCCGCCTGCTCGGCGTGAGCGAGGCGGAGCCGCCGACCCTCGACCCGGGGGAGGCGCGCTGGCTGCTGGCCTACGCCGTCGCCTCCTTCTGCTACCGCATCATCATCTCGCTGCAGATCGTGATCTTCGTCGCCGGCCGGTTCTTCTTCATCGGCATACTCCTGGCCTTGTGGGCCCTGGCGATGATGCTCGTCATGCCCACGTGGCGCGTGGGCCTTTTTCTTCTCAAGGATGTGCATATGCAACGCAGACGCATGCGCGTGACGTTTGTTGTCCTTGTCCCGCTCCTGCTGCTGGCGGCCGGCCTGACGGCGGTGCCCGTGCCGCTCTACACGAGCTGCCAGGGCGTGGTCTGGGTATCCGACGATGCGCGGGTCTTCGCCTCGGCCGCCGGGTTCGTGGAGGCCGTCGTCGCGCCGGGAGGGTCCATCGTCGAGCCCGGCGACCCGCTCGTGCGCAGTTCCGACCCGTTGCTGGAGACGCAGATCAGGGGGCTGCTGGCCCGTCGCGAGGAGTACCGGGCCCGCCGCCAGCTGAGCATGAACAGGGACCGGACCGAGACGGCCATGCTGGACGAGGAACTCGGGAGCATCGAGACGGAACTGTCCCACGCCCTGGAACGCCGGGCCGCCCTGGTCACGCGCAGCCCTGCGGCCGGAACCTTCGCGCTGCAGGACGAGGCTGACCTGCCCGGACGCTACCTGCGGCGCGGCGAGCCCGTGGGCTACATCGTCGATCCGGGGCGCATGCGGATCAGGGTGCTGGTCGCCCAGGCCGACATAGAGCGCGTGCGGACGGATGTTCGGGGCGTCGAGGTGCGCCTGGCCGAGAGCATCGGACGGGTCATGGGCGCCCACGTGGAGCGGGAGGTGCCTGCGGCCAGCCGGGTGCTGCCGAGCCTGGCCTTCAGCCTGGACGGCGGCGGGCAGTTCGCGCTGGACCCGCGTGAAAAGGACGCCCCGCAGGTGCTGGAGCGTCTCTTCCAGTTCGATCTGGTGGCCGACGAACCCGTCGCGGCCCGCGTCGAGGAACGCGTCTTCGTCCGGTTCGAGCACAGTCCCGAGCCGTTGGCGTGGCGGGCGTACCGGGCCCTGAGGCGGCTGCTGCTCAGCCGTTTCGCCTGGTGA
- a CDS encoding HlyD family efflux transporter periplasmic adaptor subunit, giving the protein MSSNNTIQGSAPADAAQALPWAEFSSASSTREYCQGWIGLQSAMIPGVIQGILVTAGEDGQFTPAAVWPYGGADPVRLADALERVIEDGRGLVLELDAADRYAMVYPVRVDGRLFAVVAMELAAEGEADLNRAMEQLQWGSSWLELLLRRQEADEDKARLLRLGTAVDMLALTLDRSSCGEAAMTFVTELAAASGCERVSLGLVRGRSVTLEAVSHSAEVNLKMNLTRAIERVMDEALLQRREIVHPSDDATLICREHEALSRQQGMASVVTLPLYGQGRYYGALTAERGADQPFTERDVEFFRAVAALVGPILEARRQAGLSLAEYLRASLRQAAGRLFGPLHYGRKLALGGIVCLALFLFFAEGEYRLRADLALEGAVRRAVTVPFDGFIQQAQRRAGDMVGEGDLLCRLDDRDLRLDRMVTASRYRQLEQQYQEAMSVHDRAQSSIVRAQLEQVQAELDLADAKLARTSLTAPFPGLIVSGDLSQRLGSAVRQGDVLFELTPLDSYRVILKVDERRIADVREGQRGELVLFSLPGQEYRFTVTKVTPIAKAEEGRNFFRVEAALDSVDATLRPGMEGVAKVDVDRRRLAGIWVRDMREWLTLFFWKWLP; this is encoded by the coding sequence ATGAGCAGCAACAATACCATACAGGGTTCCGCGCCGGCCGATGCAGCCCAAGCCCTGCCATGGGCCGAATTCTCCTCTGCTTCGAGCACGCGGGAATACTGCCAGGGTTGGATCGGGCTGCAGAGCGCCATGATTCCGGGCGTGATCCAGGGGATTCTGGTCACTGCAGGGGAGGACGGGCAGTTCACCCCCGCGGCGGTGTGGCCGTACGGCGGTGCGGACCCTGTCCGGCTGGCCGATGCTTTGGAGCGGGTCATTGAGGACGGGCGCGGCCTGGTGCTGGAGTTGGATGCTGCGGACCGGTACGCCATGGTCTACCCCGTCCGGGTGGACGGCAGGCTGTTCGCCGTGGTGGCCATGGAGCTGGCGGCGGAAGGCGAGGCCGACCTGAACCGGGCCATGGAGCAGTTGCAGTGGGGTTCCTCGTGGCTGGAGCTGCTGCTGCGCCGCCAGGAGGCCGACGAGGACAAGGCCCGCCTGCTGCGCCTTGGGACGGCCGTGGACATGCTGGCCTTGACCCTGGACCGCTCGTCGTGCGGCGAGGCGGCCATGACCTTCGTCACCGAGTTGGCCGCGGCCTCGGGCTGCGAGCGCGTCAGCCTGGGCCTGGTGCGCGGGAGGTCCGTGACCCTGGAGGCCGTTTCCCATAGCGCCGAGGTCAACCTGAAGATGAACCTGACCCGCGCCATCGAGCGGGTCATGGACGAGGCCCTGCTCCAGCGCCGCGAGATCGTGCACCCCTCAGACGACGCGACCCTCATCTGCCGCGAGCACGAGGCCCTGTCCAGACAGCAGGGCATGGCCTCGGTCGTCACGCTGCCCCTGTACGGCCAGGGCCGCTACTACGGGGCGCTGACCGCGGAGAGGGGGGCGGATCAGCCGTTCACGGAGCGCGACGTCGAGTTTTTCCGGGCCGTGGCGGCCCTGGTCGGCCCCATTCTGGAAGCCAGGCGGCAGGCCGGCCTCTCCCTGGCGGAGTACCTGCGCGCCAGCCTGCGCCAGGCCGCGGGCCGGCTGTTCGGCCCCCTGCACTACGGCCGCAAGCTCGCCCTGGGGGGGATCGTCTGTCTGGCGCTGTTCCTATTCTTCGCCGAGGGCGAGTACCGGCTGCGGGCTGACCTCGCCTTGGAGGGGGCCGTGCGGCGGGCGGTGACCGTGCCCTTTGACGGGTTCATCCAGCAGGCGCAGCGCCGCGCCGGGGATATGGTGGGGGAAGGGGATCTCCTCTGCCGGCTCGACGACCGCGACCTGCGCCTGGACCGCATGGTCACGGCCAGCCGGTACCGGCAGCTGGAGCAGCAGTACCAGGAGGCAATGTCCGTCCACGACCGGGCCCAGTCGAGCATCGTCCGTGCGCAGCTGGAGCAGGTCCAGGCCGAGCTGGACCTGGCCGACGCGAAGCTGGCGCGGACAAGCCTCACGGCGCCGTTTCCCGGTCTCATCGTCAGCGGCGACCTCAGCCAGCGCCTCGGCAGCGCGGTCAGGCAGGGGGACGTGCTCTTCGAACTCACCCCCCTCGACTCCTACCGGGTCATCCTCAAGGTCGACGAGCGGCGCATCGCCGACGTGCGGGAAGGGCAGCGCGGGGAACTGGTGCTTTTCTCCCTGCCCGGCCAGGAATACCGCTTCACGGTCACCAAGGTCACGCCCATCGCCAAGGCCGAGGAGGGGCGCAATTTCTTCCGCGTCGAGGCGGCCCTCGACAGCGTCGACGCGACGCTGCGGCCCGGCATGGAGGGCGTCGCCAAGGTCGACGTCGACCGCCGCAGGCTGGCCGGGATCTGGGTCCGGGACATGCGGGAGTGGCTGACCCTCTTCTTCTGGAAGTGGCTGCCTTGA
- a CDS encoding preprotein translocase subunit SecA, translating to MLYLTHPPASRDVRAERPDRVETWLERQVHRLHGRIGRMSGSGWVRREAEAVEQAGRRLAGMTDDGLREERLGLRVRLLTDGLLPAHVADSFALIRETSRRVLGMRHHDSQVMGALVMLRGMVAEMETGEGKTLTATLAAATAAMAGLPVHIISVNDYLTARDAEGMGPLYRALGLRVGCVVHGQSPGERRQAYGCDIVYATNKELVFDYLRDRLTLADRPDPIMVQAEVLGGRGGRTDRLLMRGLHFAIVDEADSVLIDEARTPLIISGSSGIREEREFLEQALALAEDFVRGEDFLLDDARRQILLTPVGRGRIEESARRLGALWSGMVRREGVVHQALTALHLFRRDEQYLVRDGKVQIIDEFTGRVMPDRSWEQGLHQLIELKEGCELTQRREPLAKISYQRFFRRYLRLAGMTGTAREVRDELWAVYGLATTRLPTHRPVIRRRFEDRIHATRLEKWAAVVDRLGELRRQGRAVLVGTRTVAAAEELAAQAREAGVPYRVLSAKQDAAEAEVIAGAGRAGIVTIATNMAGRGTDIALAPGVREAGGLHVIITECHEAARIDRQLAGRCGRQGDPGSFEGILSLEDFLFQGKWGDPFIRVLRIVVVRTGTPQFAARWLLRLMQRKVERHHARIRRDLFRRDQAQGSLMSFAGRFE from the coding sequence ATGCTCTATCTGACCCATCCCCCAGCCAGCCGCGACGTGCGGGCCGAGAGGCCCGACCGGGTGGAAACGTGGCTCGAACGGCAGGTGCACCGGCTGCACGGGCGCATCGGACGGATGTCCGGGAGCGGGTGGGTGCGGCGCGAAGCGGAGGCTGTCGAGCAGGCCGGGAGGCGTCTGGCCGGCATGACCGACGACGGGCTGCGAGAGGAGAGGCTGGGCCTGCGGGTGCGGCTTCTGACCGACGGGCTGCTGCCCGCGCATGTGGCCGACAGCTTCGCCCTGATCCGCGAAACGTCCCGGCGCGTGCTGGGCATGAGGCATCACGACAGCCAGGTCATGGGCGCTCTCGTCATGCTGCGCGGCATGGTGGCCGAGATGGAGACCGGCGAGGGCAAGACCCTGACCGCGACCCTCGCCGCGGCGACGGCGGCCATGGCCGGGCTGCCCGTACACATCATCAGCGTCAATGATTACCTGACCGCCCGCGACGCCGAGGGCATGGGCCCCCTGTACCGGGCCCTGGGGCTGCGAGTGGGTTGCGTGGTGCATGGCCAGAGCCCGGGCGAGCGGCGGCAGGCCTATGGCTGCGACATCGTCTACGCCACGAACAAGGAGTTGGTCTTCGACTACCTGCGCGACCGTCTGACCCTGGCCGACAGGCCGGACCCCATCATGGTGCAGGCGGAGGTCCTGGGGGGGCGGGGCGGCCGGACCGATCGTCTGCTCATGCGCGGCCTGCATTTCGCCATCGTCGACGAGGCCGACAGCGTGCTCATCGACGAGGCCAGGACGCCGCTCATCATTTCCGGTTCATCGGGCATCAGGGAGGAACGGGAGTTTCTGGAGCAGGCCCTGGCCTTGGCCGAGGATTTCGTGCGCGGCGAGGATTTCCTTCTGGACGACGCGCGCCGGCAGATCCTCCTCACTCCCGTGGGGCGCGGGCGGATCGAAGAGTCGGCCAGGCGTCTGGGCGCCCTGTGGAGCGGCATGGTGCGGCGCGAAGGCGTCGTGCATCAGGCCCTGACGGCCCTGCACCTGTTCCGGCGCGACGAGCAGTACCTGGTGCGCGACGGTAAGGTGCAGATAATCGACGAGTTCACGGGCCGCGTCATGCCGGACCGGTCTTGGGAACAGGGCCTGCATCAGCTGATCGAGCTCAAGGAGGGCTGCGAACTGACCCAGCGGCGCGAACCCCTGGCCAAGATCAGCTATCAGCGTTTCTTCCGGCGCTACCTGCGACTGGCCGGCATGACCGGGACGGCGCGGGAAGTGCGGGACGAACTGTGGGCTGTCTACGGGCTGGCCACGACGCGCCTGCCGACGCACCGGCCGGTGATCCGTCGCCGGTTCGAAGACAGGATTCACGCGACTCGTCTGGAAAAGTGGGCCGCAGTGGTGGACAGGCTCGGGGAACTTCGCCGCCAGGGACGGGCCGTGCTCGTCGGGACGCGCACCGTGGCAGCCGCGGAGGAACTGGCCGCGCAGGCACGGGAAGCCGGAGTCCCGTACCGGGTGCTGAGCGCCAAGCAGGACGCCGCCGAAGCCGAGGTCATCGCGGGCGCGGGCCGGGCCGGAATCGTCACCATCGCCACCAACATGGCCGGACGCGGCACGGACATCGCCCTGGCCCCCGGGGTGCGCGAGGCTGGGGGGCTGCATGTCATCATCACCGAGTGTCACGAGGCGGCGCGCATCGACAGACAGCTGGCCGGCCGCTGCGGCCGCCAGGGGGACCCTGGCAGTTTCGAGGGCATCCTCTCGCTGGAGGACTTTCTGTTCCAGGGCAAATGGGGGGACCCGTTCATCCGCGTGCTCCGGATCGTGGTGGTCCGGACCGGGACGCCGCAGTTCGCCGCCAGGTGGCTGCTGCGGCTCATGCAGCGGAAGGTCGAGAGGCATCACGCCCGCATCCGCCGTGATCTTTTCCGGCGGGACCAGGCCCAGGGGAGCCTGATGTCGTTCGCGGGGCGTTTCGAATAG
- a CDS encoding DMT family transporter — MSWTYLLLAGVLEVVWASSMKLSHGFTRPIPSLVTLVTMAGSFWLLAIAMRAIPLGTAYTVWTGIGSIGAFIVGVTFLAEPFNAVRILAAGLIVSGLVLMKLSSS, encoded by the coding sequence ATGTCCTGGACGTATCTGCTGCTTGCCGGAGTTCTCGAAGTGGTCTGGGCCTCTTCGATGAAGCTGTCCCACGGCTTCACCCGGCCTATCCCGTCACTCGTCACGCTGGTCACCATGGCAGGCAGCTTCTGGCTCCTGGCCATCGCCATGCGCGCAATCCCCCTCGGCACCGCCTACACTGTCTGGACAGGCATAGGCTCGATCGGGGCGTTCATCGTCGGCGTCACGTTCCTGGCCGAACCGTTCAACGCGGTGCGAATCCTTGCGGCCGGACTCATCGTGTCCGGCCTCGTCCTGATGAAGCTCTCAAGCTCCTGA
- a CDS encoding DUF488 domain-containing protein, giving the protein MLAPPCDPGVFDMGIAVKRVYDPVGDDGTRILVDRLWPRGVSKEALQGIWVKEIAPSTELRKWFDHQPQKWPEFTRRYFAELDGRPESVDRIVRLVRSGKVTLLYASKNEEFNHAIALREYLQNAVRT; this is encoded by the coding sequence ATGCTCGCCCCTCCATGCGATCCGGGTGTGTTCGATATGGGTATTGCCGTCAAAAGGGTTTATGATCCCGTTGGTGACGACGGGACGCGCATCCTGGTGGACCGTCTTTGGCCGCGCGGCGTGAGCAAGGAGGCTCTGCAGGGGATTTGGGTCAAGGAGATCGCCCCGAGCACCGAGTTGCGGAAGTGGTTCGACCATCAGCCTCAGAAGTGGCCGGAGTTCACGAGAAGATATTTTGCCGAGCTGGATGGCCGCCCTGAATCCGTCGACAGGATTGTCCGATTGGTTCGGAGTGGGAAGGTGACGCTCCTATATGCGAGCAAAAATGAAGAATTCAATCATGCCATCGCGTTACGTGAGTATCTGCAGAATGCTGTTCGCACGTAA
- a CDS encoding nucleoside phosphorylase gives MTNETPEPGPTSLCPTGPFSEADLPIDADGRIYHLQLKPEQLAPDILLVGDPGRAEFIGSYLLREVEVAREHRGLITVTGTAEITGARTTVISPLRTTVATSGMGTPSLEIVLNELVALHEIDFATRRRKDSFPTLNVIRVGTSGALQASTKLGTPIVTSYAVGMDNTGLFYEAPCPDDTCARLERELTAAVREAMPAGSRFRGHVRPYVSRAEPVVCEALTQAATSLGLPVRRGLTVSNSGFFAPQGRDVSRLRPSVPELDRLFSDFDPRLGDQRMENMEMETSFLCHFLGAIGHRAGAICPALANRRTQTFDHDYLDAVENATRIALLALANLRASCPGAD, from the coding sequence ATGACGAATGAAACGCCTGAGCCCGGTCCGACCTCACTTTGCCCGACCGGCCCCTTTTCGGAAGCGGACCTGCCCATCGACGCCGACGGGCGCATCTACCATCTGCAGCTGAAGCCGGAGCAGCTCGCCCCGGACATCCTGCTGGTCGGGGATCCCGGCCGGGCGGAGTTCATCGGGTCGTACCTGCTGCGCGAGGTGGAGGTCGCCCGGGAGCATCGCGGCCTGATCACGGTGACGGGAACGGCGGAGATCACGGGCGCCCGGACGACCGTCATCTCTCCCCTGCGGACCACGGTGGCCACGTCGGGCATGGGCACGCCGTCCCTGGAGATCGTGCTGAACGAACTGGTCGCCCTGCACGAGATCGATTTTGCCACGCGCAGGCGCAAGGACAGCTTCCCGACCTTGAACGTCATCCGCGTGGGCACGTCCGGCGCACTGCAGGCCTCGACCAAACTCGGCACGCCCATTGTCACGTCATACGCCGTGGGCATGGACAACACCGGGCTGTTCTACGAGGCGCCCTGCCCCGACGATACATGCGCGCGGCTGGAGCGGGAGCTGACCGCGGCCGTCCGGGAAGCCATGCCCGCAGGCTCGCGCTTCCGCGGCCACGTCCGGCCCTACGTCTCCCGCGCCGAACCGGTCGTATGCGAAGCCCTGACGCAGGCCGCCACAAGCCTCGGACTGCCCGTCCGGCGAGGCCTGACGGTTTCCAACAGCGGTTTCTTCGCCCCGCAAGGACGCGACGTGTCCCGCCTGCGGCCCAGCGTGCCGGAACTGGACCGCCTCTTCTCGGACTTCGACCCGCGCCTCGGCGACCAGCGCATGGAAAACATGGAAATGGAGACAAGTTTCCTCTGCCACTTCCTCGGCGCCATCGGCCACCGGGCCGGGGCCATCTGCCCGGCTCTCGCCAACCGCCGTACGCAAACCTTCGACCATGACTATCTGGACGCCGTGGAAAACGCGACCCGGATCGCCCTGCTGGCCCTGGCGAACCTGCGGGCGTCGTGCCCCGGAGCGGACTGA
- a CDS encoding DUF3467 domain-containing protein, whose product MEDRTPQEKTEEQAAQIRWDGSRMQTTYANVCNVSSTREEVALMFGVNKNWHPSQKDLVIELSDRIIINPYAAKRLAILLANTMNEYEKRFGVINLEMPDVTPQ is encoded by the coding sequence ATGGAAGACAGGACGCCCCAGGAAAAGACGGAAGAACAGGCGGCCCAGATCCGCTGGGACGGGAGCCGCATGCAAACCACGTACGCCAACGTCTGCAACGTATCGAGCACGCGCGAGGAAGTGGCGCTCATGTTCGGTGTCAACAAGAACTGGCACCCGTCGCAGAAGGACCTGGTCATCGAGCTTTCCGACCGGATCATCATCAACCCTTACGCGGCCAAGCGCCTGGCCATTCTCCTGGCCAACACCATGAACGAGTACGAGAAGCGTTTCGGCGTGATCAATCTCGAAATGCCCGACGTCACGCCGCAATAG